In one Myxocyprinus asiaticus isolate MX2 ecotype Aquarium Trade chromosome 29, UBuf_Myxa_2, whole genome shotgun sequence genomic region, the following are encoded:
- the LOC127419690 gene encoding PGC-1 and ERR-induced regulator in muscle protein 1, which yields MEDFEYSVHISEQDWNSFFQECEDCNLFSPVLASREDSGMSDIDELGCHFLESTSPPDAASTEPDSNLQIDGPLEGSPVDAYLNKYGICSSGQVLSGSEEDLDLQTVNVFFEKLRCATVDKQPLEQSHVVNWVSEKMDHLEGLIDKQDMLSVDVCPSGKNEAKLKGEITKQGEANTWGNVALEKAVEPTSTNAQENAPTSSDRELVTGEESLSLPLITVGLKQEQEGRCGDLIKELKPEAKPPDKGKMPPMVVVNMIDMTDQNPARQNIAQLDSGSSSDSKDSPVTQIPVSPSNLRRKRRKKRMSIQPVELGHGYEAQFQVRHRESEEERIFQGEEINNLPLNVTKSERLSFKRIKTHSTPHTADTFRANLLLSSTFAFKASADLKSSKSLPVSFTTSNLGIEHTSTYDISKSMNDLSLSNHGKLKTKVCDFSSLPKTDKVLNSQESDIVLNITESLPSGPVIHRETNCSPTWSRTGIRKTLSVPLSDNSDAGCQRKSLLSPNISIAADSKETPSLLVLSDLTAYQDLSCLRNEIDCSTFKNEQHLLSNMAGISDIKQSSLFLTASKGGIESCSDENSPKTFTCSQDTLQKSKAFTQMDALESQSHSTAKIHMIFPKTECHMPDNCVISDDGKDGAHFQSRNKQSSKVLIVDAQPIRPRNTTDESDGKGDMSVNEFDKSYHAVADRIEGYHLLCGKPTRSSEYVSGDEIKEESKILSEDATQNTLADVSELPHNTVAEMQEISAYCLDLKTEAKDPESVVLDAADQIPCPVYAISSFWNEMEKLTINDILRLRLIGNAQYPSVLTQPEDGSIVDTTDAADSGYFTQPDDPKQDRLSGDMSFISDLDEDIAQLQTQLSLKQVDESCQFPSSCSVTWENDPDPVVMGEDIVLPGSKTVLPEPLFTVNAQQCFRKMCKNVSVQNLQALEAQPIRRMQRNASLHSIHSEVEDNLMDPFYHVDTSLPMSQSDDEEMESSGVTFSEIIQYFFGADEPEHCASRADNIAASYLDGTGTSVAEMYDHFFSEFDAENFYPLAEESGGNKNKMVPIFSSSTKRTLEFPDAYDYFFTDSPVHSDEDENDNPLIKEVTWYDHKSSNHDPVPESNLYPLVEESVGIKDKMVPIFSCSRSANRNLEFPEAYDYFFPDSPGHSDEDDENDNSVIKVITRYDHKSSRHDPVAPPDMYEHFYSEEHFQNNFLWTNPLSFRRVRRTGFTVPEDNSCSWALAPVKPFPKGIQPINVIGLENKPFPDPLLLSIENCIYQQLAEQQKQCNEMQTAVADPRLDAPFLPLKQADMCLVCIAFASWVLKSTSSGTDAWKAALLANVSALSAIRYLRRHKREEVSGKTTLRQIEPP from the exons ATGGAGGACTTTGAATACAGTGTGCACATCTCAGAGCAAGACTGGAACTCTTTTTTTCAGGAGTGTGAGGACTGCAACCTATTCTCTCCAGTACTTGCCAGCCGAGAGGACTCTGGCATGAGTGATATTGATGAATTGGGGTGCCACTTTCTAGAAAGTACCTCACCTCCAGATGCAGCATCCACAGAGCCTGATTCAAACCTTCAGATAGATGGCCCACTAGAGGGTTCTCCTGTGGATGCTTACCTCAACAAGTATGGAATTTGTAGTTCAGGCCAAGTTCTTTCCGGTAGTGAGGAGGACTTGGACCTTCAGACAGTCAATGTGTTCTTTGAGAAGTTGAGATGTGCCACAGTAGATAAACAGCCCTTAGAACAAAGCCATGTTGTAAATTGGGTAAGTGAGAAGATGGACCATCTGGAAGGTTTGATTGATAAGCAGGATATGTTGTCTGTAGATGTTTGTCCATCTGGCAAAAATGAAGCCAAACTTAAAGGAGAAATCACTAAGCAGGGCGAAGCTAATACCTGGGGCAATGTAGCCTTGGAAAAAGCTGTAGAGCCCACATCTACTAATGCACAAGAAAATGCACCAACGTCCTCTGACAGAGAGCTAGTTACTGGAGAGGAGTCATTGTCACTTCCACTAATTACAGTAGGACTGAAACAGGAGCAGGAGGGAAGGTGTGGTGATCTCATCAAAGAGCTGAAACCTGAAGCAAAGCCTCCAGACAAAGGGAAAATGCCACCTATGGTGGTGGTTAATATGATAGATATGACTGACCAAAATCCAGCAAGACAAAACATTGCTCAGTTGGATAGTGGAAGCAGTTCAGACTCAAAAGACTCACCAGTCACTCAGATCCCAGTGTCACCATCCAATCTAAGGAGAAAaaggaggaagaagaggatgagTATTCAGCCAGTAGAGCTAGGTCATGGATATGAGGCTCAGTTCCAGGTCCGTCATAGGGAATCCGAGGAAGAGAGAATTTTTCAAGGAGAAGAGATAAACAACCTCCCTTTAAATGTCACAAAATCAGAACGCTTATCATTTAAAAGAATTAAAACCCATTCAACACCACATACTGCTGATACTTTTAGAGCTAATTTACTGCTAAGCAGCACTTTTGCTTTCAAGGCTTCAGCTGACTTAAAGTCTTCAAAAAGCTTGCCAGTTTCTTTCACAACATCTAATTTAGGCATTGAACATACAAGCACTTATGATATTTCCAAAAGCATGAATGACCTTTCACTTTCAAACCATGGAAAATTGAAAACAAAAGTTTGTGACTTTTCTTCATTACCCAAGACTGATAAAGTTCTCAATTCACAAGAAAGTGATATTGTATTAAATATAACAGAATCGCTACCATCTGGTCCTGTCATACACAGAGAGACAAACTGTTCGCCAACTTGGAGCAGGACTGGTATTAGAAAAACCTTATCAGTGCCTCTAAGTGATAATTCTGATGCAGGATGTCAAAGGAAATCCTTATTATCTCCTAACATTTCCATTGCAGCTGATTCAAAAGAGACACCTTCCCTTCTAGTCTTGTCTGACTTGACTGCATACCAAGATTTATcctgtttaagaaatgagattGACTGCTCTACCTTTAAAAATGAGCAACACTTGCTAAGCAATATGGCAGGAatttctgacatcaaacaaagcAGCTTGTTTTTAACTGCAAGCAAAGGTGGAATAGAATCTTGCTCGGATGaaaacagtccaaaaacattTACTTGTTCACAGGATACTCTGCAAAAAAGTAAAGCCTTTACTCAAATGGATGCTCTAGAATCTCAAAGCCATTCAACTGCCAAAATACACATGATTTTTCCAAAGACTGAGTGCCATATGCCTGATAATTGTGTCATATCTGATGATGGAAAAGATGGGGCTCATTTTCAAAGCAGAAATAAGCAGAGTAGTAAAGTATTAATTGTGGATGCCCAACCCATAAGGCCAAGGAATACAACTGATGAATCAGACGGTAAAGGAGACATGAGTGTAAATGAATTTGACAAGTCATACCATGCTGTAGCAGACAGGATTGAAGGTTACCACTTACTTTGTGGTAAGCCCACCAGATCAAGTGAATACGTAAGTGGAGATGAAATTAAGGAAGAAAGTAAGATTCTCAGTGAAGATGCTACTCAGAATACTCTAGCTGATGTGTCAGAATTGCCTCATAATACAGTTGCTGAAATGCAGGAGATATCCGCATATTGTCTTGATTTAAAAACTGAAGCCAAAGATCCAGAGAGTGTTGTTCTTGATGCTGCAGATCAAATTCCATGTCCTGTGTATGCTATCTCCTCCTTCTGGAATGAAATGGAAAAATTGACTATAAATGACATTTTGCGGCTACGGTTAATTGGTAATGCCCAATACCCCAGTGTTCTGACCCAACCAGAGGATGGGAGCATCGTAGACACTACAGATGCTGCAGACTCTGGTTATTTTACACAACCAGATGACCCTAAGCAAGATCGCTTAAGTGGAGACATGTCTTTCATATCTGATTTGGATGAAGACATTGCACAGCTTCAAACCCAACTTTCTTTGAAGCAAGTAGATGAGTCTTGTCAGTTTCCTAGCTCTTGCAGTGTGACATGGGAGAATGATCCAGATCCAGTGGTCATGGGTGAAGATATTGTGCTCCCAGGTTCTAAAACTGTTCTTCCTGAACCTCTCTTTACAGTTAATGCTCAACAGTGCTTtagaaaaatgtgtaagaatgttAGTGTGCAGAACCTGCAAGCTCTAGAGGCTCAACCAATCAGACGAATGCAGAGAAATGCTTCTTTGCATTCAATCCATTCAGAGGTAGAAGATAACTTAATGGATCCCTTTTACCATGTGGACACCTCCCTCCCAATGAGCCAATCTGATGATGAGGAAATGGAAAGTAGTGGTGTCACTTTTTCTGAAATAATCCAGTATTTCTTTGGAGCAGATGAACCTGAACATTGTGCATCTCGTGCAGACAACATAGCAGCCTCATACCTTGATGGAACAGGCACTTCTGTGGCTGAGATGTATGACCATTTCTTCTCAGAGTTTGATGCTGAAAACTTTTATCCACTTGCAGAAGAGTCAGGTGGTAATAAGAATAAAATGGTCCCCATATTTTCCAGCTCAACTAAAAGAACCCTTGAATTCCCAGATGCATATGATTATTTCTTCACAGATTCCCCTGTCCATTCAGATGAAGATGAGAATGACAATCCACTGATCAAAGAAGTGACATGGTATGACCATAAGTCTTCCAACCATGATCCTGTTCCTGAAAGCAATTTATATCCACTTGTTGAAGAGTCAGTTGGTATTAAGGATAAAATGGTTCCCATATTTTCCTGTTCCCGCTCAGCTAACAGAAACCTTGAGTTCCCAGAGGCATATGATTATTTCTTCCCAGATTCCCCTGGACATTCAGATGAAGATGATGAGAATGACAATTCAGTGATCAAAGTGATCACACGGTATGACCACAAGTCTTCCCGCCATGATCCTGTTGCACCACCAGACATGTATGAGCACTTCTATTCTGAAGAACATTTTCAGAACAACTTCCTCTGGACAAATCCTCTTTCATTTAGAAGAGTTCGACGCACAGGTTTTACAGTCCCTGAAGATAATTCATGTTCCTGGGCACTCGCCCCTGTGAAGCCATTCCCAAAAGGAATTCAACCTATCAATGTTATTGGCCTTGAAAACAAACCATTCCCAGATCCTTTGCTCCTCAGCATAGAGAACTGCATCTACCAGCAGCTAGCTGAGCAACAGAAGCAATGTAATGAGATGCAGACAGCAGTTGCTGATCCGA GGTTGGATGCCCCATTCCTGCCTCTTAAACAGGCAGATATGTGCTTGGTTTGCATAGCTTTTGCCTCTTGGGTGCTGAAATCGACCAGTTCAGGAACAGACGCATGGAAAGCTg CTCTTCTCGCGAACGTCAGTGCACTCTCGGCCATACGATACCTACGGAGACACAAGAGGGAGGAGGTTTCTGGGAAAACTACTTTGCGTCAGATAGAGCCTCCATAA